A stretch of the Danio rerio strain Tuebingen ecotype United States chromosome 18, GRCz12tu, whole genome shotgun sequence genome encodes the following:
- the spata2l gene encoding spermatogenesis associated 2-like, producing the protein MSSFAHKKTEDGLTNKYHINLKRQIEKGDQFFVCRNEELCKEVQSLLRNANGQKIHNLFTLDTLAVMEESLQSFPSKTGQKGLEKLFKAFEVLELAALNLYIYPWRREYRLVKMFSGMFTHLIKPTLTLQQTKELFGLLGYEPSCNNQKEELALNLKPVPADFLLSLACGFFVARMECQLLLSASGSVNRDVEWVLQLIKERQVGHSLQLALENTKVKSEAARASVDIVTGGSDSDVDLYTAQDASHGTSSSCSPPHSPYSKSFRKDPSQLDFGNNDDAMRRRSLGNNNPGPVENIADDQSESDAGKVMCRCITPDELYIYQCEICREVHSPMCVHYKKCRNNKHALALWSHKAEDFHSRQDQSRLAKEKSKDLLKTHHCVASSTSETFLVCYDCQLIHDHSCSGIKNCNMLTHNIKPTGRIQPAQGERLNSQRRHACLLSGGPVYVICHTCKYSHDFLCKDGQNCIKEEHRIQHTQEVSTSESPCLPIPHHHCCDDGQFYPNFVCFTCQVFHTSRCADGWHCSEKHKIQELATKCVDCSSFKLFMLCRFCGALYCKECWFKSPLSCKCGKPFDISTPV; encoded by the exons atgagTTCTTTTGCTCATAAAAAGACAGAAGATGGTCTCACCAATAAGTACCATATTAACTTGAAAAGACAAATTGAAAAGGGGGATCAATTTTTTGTATGTCGAAACGAGGAACTTTGTAAAGAAGTACAGTCACTCCTTCGGAATGCCAATGGCCAGAAGATACACAATCTGTTTACATTAGATACACTGGCGGTGATGGAAGAATCTCTTCAATCGTTTCCCTCAAAAACTGGTCAAAAGGGGCTTGAGAAACTTTTCAAGGCCTTTGAAGTGTTGGAGCTCGCCGCGTTAAATCTTTACATCTACCCGTGGAGAAGAGAGTACAGACTGGTGAAG ATGTTTTCAGGTATGTTCACCCATTTAATCAAACCAACGCTGACCCTTCAGCAGACTAAAGAGCTTTTTGGTTTGCTCGGGTACGAGCCTTCGTGTAATAACCAAAAAGAGGAGTTGGCACTGAACCTCAAACCAGTTCCTGCTGATTTCTTACTCAGCCTGGCCTGTGGTTTCTTTGTGGCTCGGATGGAGTGCCAGCTGCTGCTTTCTGCCTCGGGCTCTGTGAACAGAGACGTGGAGTGGGTTCTGCAGCTTATTAAGGAGAGGCAGGTGGGCCACAGTCTTCAGCTAGCATTAGAGAACACTAAGGTCAAGTCAGAAGCTGCTAGAGCATCAGTTGACATTGTGACAGGTGGATCAGACAGTGATGTGGATCTGTACACTGCACAAGATGCCTCTCACGGGACCTCCAGCTCTTGTTCACCACCTCACTCTCCTTATAGCAAGTCTTTTCGCAAAGATCCCTCACAATTAGACTTTGGGAATAATGATGACGCAATGCGGAGAAGATCACTTGGCAATAATAACCCAGGTCCAGTAGAAAACATTGCTGATGATCAATCTGAAAGTGATGCAGGAAAAGTGATGTGCAGATGCATCACTCCAGATGAGCTGTACATATACCAGTGTGAGATATGCAGAGAGGTTCACAGTCCAATGTGTGTCCATTATAAAAAGTGCAGAAATAACAAGCACGCTTTAGCTCTGTGGTCGCACAAAGCTGAAGACTTTCATTCAAGACAAGACCAGTCTAGGCTGGCCAAGGAAAAATCGAAAGATTTACTGAAGACGCATCATTGTGTGGCCAGTTCAACTTCGGAGACATTTTTGGTCTGCTACGATTGCCAGCTGATTCACGACCACAGCTGCAGCGGTATTAAAAACTGCAACATGCTTACACACAATATTAAGCCTACAGGAAGAATACAGCCCGCTCAAGGAGAAAGACTGAATTCTCAAAGGAGACACGCATGTCTTTTGTCTGGAGGGCCAGTGTATGTAATCTGCCACACCTGTAAATACTCCCATGATTTCCTATGTAAAGATGGGCAGAACTGCATTAAGGAAGAACATCGCATACAGCACACTCAAGAAGTCAGTACTTCAGAATCACCTTGTCTGCCAATACCACATCACCACTGCTGCGATGATGGCCAGTTTTATCCAAATTTTGTATGCTTTACTTGTCaagtttttcacacctctagGTGTGCTGATGGATGGCACTGTTCTGAAAAGCACAAGATACAAGAACTCGCAACCAAATGTGTAGATTGCTCAAGCTTTAAACTCTTTATGCTATGCAGGTTCTGTGGTGCCCTGTATTGCAAAGAATGTTGGTTTAAAAGTCCCTTGTCATGTAAATGTGGAAAACCTTTTGACATCTCCACCCCGGTTTAA